The sequence below is a genomic window from Croceicoccus marinus.
GGTTGGGTTTGCAATTGAAGAGCCGGTCAGCAGGTGAGCTACCGGAACAAAGCTGGATCAGCCGTCATGGCCGGGATCGAAGTTTTCGTGTTCGAGCAGAGCATGCTGGCAGGCAGAAAGCAGCAAGGGATCCGCGCCCTCGCCGGTCTCAACCAGCAGGACCAAACCGAAACCGTCGTCCGACAGGATGAAGATCACTTCAATCCATCTGCTGTGCCGAATTGCCAACTCGACCGGCATGATAAAGGCGTCGTGCTCGACCAGCCGCCTGCTGTAGGAGTCTTCTGTTTCAGCCAGCGTGTCTCCGCGCTCCACGATCAGGAACTCGGCCAGTTCTTCGAAGCGAAAGCCGTAGTAGGCCGCCAGCCGTTCCTGATGTTCGATCAGGATGGTGTGAAGCTTGGGCTCAAGCTGCGTATCCAGGACGCGCGCCATCGCCTCCGCCGTGCGGATGTAATGCATGGGATTTTCCTCTTGCTGGAATCAAAAAAGCCCCCGGCGCGGGCCGAGGGCTTGGTGGGTGGAAGGGGCGGCAGGAACCGTCACTTCATATAAGATACTCCGGTTCCCGCAGCAGCAGCGCCTTAACAAATTGCCATCATCAGTTACCAGCCTCTGCGAGTAACTGGAATGACGGCTTGATGATCCCTTTGATCGACCCCCAACGCTGAAGGGCGGCGGTTATACGGTTCTGACGTAACTGAACGGGTACCAATTGCTTCTAGAGGCCTGAAGGTTCGCCTGCCCCATGTTCGGCCATCCTACCTCGAGGCATTCGGGATCGATCCGAAATACCTTTGCAAGGATCTTGGGTTTGATATTCCTTGCAAGCCAATCGTTAATTTGCGGGGGATTGCTGGTGCTTTTTTAGTGCAATCTCGGCACGTCCTGGTTATCGTTCGATCAGAACCAAACAGGAACACAAGCGCCTTGTCTTTCCAGATTCCAAAGTCTCGCGATGAAGTCTATCCAGCTAATCGTGAGCATGCCTTTCAGCGTATAAGAGGCTCGCTCAGCCATAGCGAAGCATTCAGCAACGACGAACTCTCGCTCTCGTGTGGAGACGCTCTGGAGTGCCTCCCGAGAATTCCAAGCGGGTCAGTTGATCTTGTCCTGGTGGATCCGCCTTATCACAGCACCAAGAAGGCCAATATCTACGGCGATTCTGATTTTGACCACGATGACCATTTCGTAGACTGGATCAAGGCGCTTGGAAGGGAGTGGAAGCGAATTCTAAGGCCTAATGGATCATTATATCTTTTTTGCTCGTCCGATATGGCTCCATTTCTATGCGTTGCGCTTAGCGAAGACTATAATCTTCAATCACTAATCACTTGGACCAAGCCAAATGAGCCTGGGTATGATGGTTGGCGACAAAAGATGAAGAAGACTTCACTGCGTCGTTGGTATCCACATTCCGAACGCATAATTTTTGCCACTCCAGCGGCAGATGGGAACCTAAAGCGCGCGCCGTTTGGTCATTTCTTAAAAGCGTGTCGGAAGCAGTGTGGTCTAACGTCGAACCAACTCACAGAGATGACCGGTGCATATGGCAAAGTGAACAACGGTGGTGCCGTGTCAAACTGGGAGACCGGGCGCAACATTCCGAGCCGCGACCAATACGGGAAAATTTGTGATGCTTTAAGGAGTACGGGCGAAATAAGGCTAATGCCGAGGTACGAAGATGTAATCCGTGCTTTCAACGTTGACCCAAAAGAACCCTGGGTGGACGTTTGGGACTTTATGAATGTACGGCAGTATCGTGGAAAGCACCCTGCCGAAAAACCGCAGGATATGTTGCGTCACATCATTCGAACTAGCAGCTATGAGGGTGACGTAGTTCTCGACTGCTTTGCGGGTTCGGGAAGTACGCTTGCGGCAGCTGTCAGTCTTGACCGTCGTGCTATCGGTATCGAAATAGAACATCGGTGGGTGACTTACGCTGCACAATTCATCGGAGAGAAATCAGATATGCTGCTACAGCGTGCAAAGGGGAGCGATTTGCAGGGTGCCACATCGTTCGAAGCGATATTGCCCTTATTCTCCCAATAGCTCCTGATTTCGCTTCAAGACTTCTTTCATCCAGTCCAAGGTTTCGCCAATTCCACTGTCTTTGCACACGACGTTGCAGTGATGGTGGCCCCAGCCGAGGTTGTACGGCCGATGATTAAAAAGGCCGAACGCAAGTTCTTTGATGTGAAATAGATTAATCTCAGTAACGGTAAGATCGTGACGTTCACGTCCAGCGGCTTGCTCCATTCTACTCATGAAGCCTAGACTACTAAGCCGCTCCAAGCATAGAGGACAAACAAGCTTCTGGTCATGATCGACTGTTCGGGCTTCGCGCAGCGCGTTAAAGTCAAGGAGACCGCGACTTGCGGCATCAGCGAGAACAGTTTTTCGTCGCATCCCAACATCTTGCTCGTCCATTCCTACTTCGACGCAGGTTTGAATAGAATCCTCAGCGAGCCAAAACAGCGCCTCCAGCTGTACCCTAGCGCTATAAATTACGTCGGTCGGTGCGTACTCGTAGAGTCGAATGCCTGCCCCCTTCAGACCAGTGGTTGTGTAGCCATGATTGATCCTCTGGTCACCGGCAGCAGTAGTGTTGGCGATGCGAGCAACATACTGTCCTCCTAGAGGCGCGGTACGAGAGTTTGGAGCCGTCAATCCGTGGTCCGCAGGGGACCATCGGTTCCAGTGTGCGCGCAGTTCATAGAAGACAAGAGCATTTTGTCCTACTTGAATGCCTTCAGCCTTCAAGACTGCAGCCCCGCCTCCTTCAAAATACTCGGGCGGGGGCACGAGAATAATGTAACCGTTCTCGTAGTTCAGCTGGCGCACTGTCTGATGCGCGCGCCAAACAGCAAGAGGAATGAGTACAGTGCTGTTCCGGCCAACTCGATTCTGCCAAATCTGGTCATCATCTGCGCCACGCGTTTGTCCGGTCTTGTATATCTTACGCTCAAGTAGCTTCGGTAGCTTCGGTGGCCGTGCCATGGTCCCTCTTCTTTGTGAAGGGTCACTGATAGACGGGCTTTCCGCCGTCAAGCCAATTCGATTGCCCTTGTGATGGGCTTACGAGCGCAGACGCTCATCACAGCCGAATAGCGTCAAACCCATGTAAATCATTAATTTAGAGAAAGGAATGATGGTAGCCGACAATTTCCTAACAGTGCAAATCCGGCGAAAGGCAGATGTTTCGGCCATGCGCGGCACGCCTCCTTGCCCAAAGCACACCCAGCCGCAACCCAGCACGCTCCCAAGTCGAACGAACTGTCGCCAGCAAACGCTGACGCGCTAAGGTTATGATGCTTTGAGAAGGATGGTGCCGCTTACAGGACTCGAACCTGTGACCCCCGCATTACGAATGCGATGCTCTACCAACTGAGCTAAAGCGGCAATCCGGCGTCCCGTTAGCCGCAGCTTTCGTCCGCGGCAAGACGCAAAAATGCCCGACACGGCGATGCCAGGCATAAAAGTGGAGGCCCGAGCCGGAATCGAACCGGCGTGCGCGGATTTGCAGTCCGCTGCGTCACCACTCCGCCATCGGGCCCCTCATGTGGTGTAGGCAAGCGCCCCTAGCGCCCTTCGCCCCGTCTGGCAATCGGGGAAAGAGGCGCCAGGAAACATTTGCCGCCGTTTCAGACGTTCATCCCCATCGAGCGGAACCAGCGCTTTATGTTGCGCGCGGCCTGGCGCAGCCGCTGCTCGTTCTCGACCATGGCGATGCGCACGAAGCCCTCGCCCTGTTCGCCATAGCCGACGCCGGGCGCCACCGCGACCTCGGCATGGGTAAGCAATTGCTTGGAGAATTCCAGGCTCCCCATCTCGCGCAGGGCGGGCGGCAGCGGTGCCCATGCGAACATCGAGGCGGGCGGCGGCGGGATTTCCCAGCCGGCGCGGCCGAACGCCTCGACCATCACGTCGCGGCGCGCCTGGTACAGGTTGCGGTTCTTCTCGACGATGTCCTGCGGCCCGTTCAGCGCCGCGCAGGCCGCCGCCTGGATCGGCGTGAAGGCGCCGTAATCCAGATAGCTCTTCACCCGCGTCAGCGCCGCGATCAGTTCGCGGTTGCCGACGGCGAATCCCATGCGCCAGCCCGCCATGGAATAGGTCTTGGACATCGAGGTGAACTCGACCGCCACGTCCTTCGCGCCCGGCACTTCCAGGATTGATCGCGTGGGCTTGCCGTCGTAATACAGCTCGGAATAGGCAAGGTCGGATACGATCCAGACATTATTCTCCTTCGCCCAGGCGACCAGCCGCTCATAGAAAGCCAGATCGACCGTCTCGGCCGTCGGGTTCGACGGATAGTTGACGATCAGCATGGTCGGACGCGGCACGGTATGGCGCATCGCGGACTCCAGCGCCTTCCAGTAACGCTCGTCGGGCGTCGTCGGCACCTCGCGGATGGTCGCGCCCGCGATGATGAAGCCGAAGGTGTGGATCGGGTACGACGGATTGGGCGCCAGCACCACGTCGCCCGGCGCGGTGACCGCGGTGGCCAAGCTAGCCAGTCCTTCCTTCGATCCCATCGTCACGACGATCTCGCGCTCGGGGTCCAGTTCGACGTTGAAGCGCTTGGCGTAATAATTGGCCTGGGCGCGGCGCAGGCCGGGAATCCCCTTGGACTGCGAATAGCCGTGCGCGTCGCCCTTGCGCGCCACTTCGCACAGCTTGTCGATGACATGCTGGGGCGGCGGCAGGTCGGGATTGCCCATGCCGAGGTCGATGATGTCCCTGCCCGCTCGCCGCGCCGCGGCCCGCATGTCGTTCACTTCAGCGATGACATAGGGGGGAAGGCGCTTGATGCGGTAGAAATCCTGACTCATCTT
It includes:
- a CDS encoding LL-diaminopimelate aminotransferase; this translates as MSQDFYRIKRLPPYVIAEVNDMRAAARRAGRDIIDLGMGNPDLPPPQHVIDKLCEVARKGDAHGYSQSKGIPGLRRAQANYYAKRFNVELDPEREIVVTMGSKEGLASLATAVTAPGDVVLAPNPSYPIHTFGFIIAGATIREVPTTPDERYWKALESAMRHTVPRPTMLIVNYPSNPTAETVDLAFYERLVAWAKENNVWIVSDLAYSELYYDGKPTRSILEVPGAKDVAVEFTSMSKTYSMAGWRMGFAVGNRELIAALTRVKSYLDYGAFTPIQAAACAALNGPQDIVEKNRNLYQARRDVMVEAFGRAGWEIPPPPASMFAWAPLPPALREMGSLEFSKQLLTHAEVAVAPGVGYGEQGEGFVRIAMVENEQRLRQAARNIKRWFRSMGMNV
- a CDS encoding BstXI family restriction endonuclease, which gives rise to MARPPKLPKLLERKIYKTGQTRGADDDQIWQNRVGRNSTVLIPLAVWRAHQTVRQLNYENGYIILVPPPEYFEGGGAAVLKAEGIQVGQNALVFYELRAHWNRWSPADHGLTAPNSRTAPLGGQYVARIANTTAAGDQRINHGYTTTGLKGAGIRLYEYAPTDVIYSARVQLEALFWLAEDSIQTCVEVGMDEQDVGMRRKTVLADAASRGLLDFNALREARTVDHDQKLVCPLCLERLSSLGFMSRMEQAAGRERHDLTVTEINLFHIKELAFGLFNHRPYNLGWGHHHCNVVCKDSGIGETLDWMKEVLKRNQELLGE
- a CDS encoding DNA-methyltransferase, translated to MSFQIPKSRDEVYPANREHAFQRIRGSLSHSEAFSNDELSLSCGDALECLPRIPSGSVDLVLVDPPYHSTKKANIYGDSDFDHDDHFVDWIKALGREWKRILRPNGSLYLFCSSDMAPFLCVALSEDYNLQSLITWTKPNEPGYDGWRQKMKKTSLRRWYPHSERIIFATPAADGNLKRAPFGHFLKACRKQCGLTSNQLTEMTGAYGKVNNGGAVSNWETGRNIPSRDQYGKICDALRSTGEIRLMPRYEDVIRAFNVDPKEPWVDVWDFMNVRQYRGKHPAEKPQDMLRHIIRTSSYEGDVVLDCFAGSGSTLAAAVSLDRRAIGIEIEHRWVTYAAQFIGEKSDMLLQRAKGSDLQGATSFEAILPLFSQ